TCTCCCACCCCCGGTATTTCCTTGAGTCTGCCCTCCCGTGCCAGCTGCTCCACGTCCACTGAAAGCTGCTTAATCGAGCGCGCCGCCTTCTGGTATGCCCGTATCTTGAAGATGTTGTCCTTTTTCCGGGTGAGCAGGGCAGCGATGTCATCAAAGAGGGCGGCGATTTCAGTGTTGTTCACTGTATTCTCTTACCTTCCGTGGCAGTGCTTGTATTTCTTGCCGCTGCCGCAGGGGCAGGGGTCGTTGCTCAGTCGTTTCTCTTGTTGTATTCTCCTACCCATCTTATCCGGGCTGGTTTATCTGGCAAAGAATTGACCAGCTTTCTATCAGTTGTCCACAGTTCGCAGTCCTCAAGCTCAGCTACAGCCAAGTATTGCATATCATAGCATACCGGTAGATTGTAGTCCCTGGCCAGTTGCCAGGCCTTACGGTAGACCTCCGGCCAGTCAATAATCCGAATCGGGATGTCAAGGCAGATTGAGAAGGCTTCCTCGCCTTCTTCGGGCAGCATTCGTTTGAAGTAGACCTGCTGTCTGATTGCTGATGTCACTTCGGCGTGAAAAAGAGCCGGAGCCAGCATCTGGACGCCCCTTTCTCTCCAGTCCTGCCTCAAGGCATTGGCTATCGGGGTGTGCTCTTCCCATGACAGCCAGGCAACCGCCAGGCTAGCGTCCACGCAGACGTTGTTCGAGTTCATTCATTCGTTCCTCACGCATCCTGCGGACTTGTTCAGCAGCGTTAAATGGCTTGACACCTCTGGTTCTCATCCTTTCTTGAAGAGCTATGGCTCTTTCCAGAAAATCGGGTCTGGGTCTGGCTTCATATCCCCGGATGGCCGTCTCCCGGCAATAGCTGGCAAGGTCAGCCCTCTTGATGAAAAGCTGATTACCCAGTTTCTGTGCGGGCAGTTTGCCGCTCCATATCCACCGGCGAATGGTCTCCATGTTCCGATGGCAAGTCTTTGCCGCTTCCCTGACGCCAATCAATTCATCGTTTGTCCCGGTAGTCATATCCTCTCCGTTGATGTAGTAGTCTACATCAACATAATAAAGGAGTTATCGTGGTTTGTCAACCTGGCTATAGCAGTTACCTTCCGTGGCAGTGCTTGTATTTCTTGCCGCTGCCGCAGGGGCAGGGGTCGTTGCGGCCAACCTTTCTACCTCCCGCCTTGACCGGCTGTTGGCGGGGTTTGCCCGCCCCGCCGACTACCTGCGTCATGATGGAAGGCGCCGGTCTTTGCGCTTCCTGCCGTACCAGTCCCACGTGGTAGATGGTGTGGGTCACGTCATGGCGTATCGTGTCCAGCAGTACCTGGAACTGCTGGTAGCCCAGGTTCTTGTAAGCGTCCACCGACTTCACCTGCCGCAGCGTTTGCCAGCCTGCCTCCAGGCGTATATGTTCCATGGTGGTCAGGTGTTCCACCCAGAGGCTGTCAATGGTGCGCAGCATCACCAGCCGTTCCAGCATCCTCATGTTCTCCGTGCCTATTTCCTGCTCCCGCTGCTCGTACAGCGTTTCCGCTTGCTCGGTGATTCTTTCTTCAACCTGTTTTGGCGCGAGTGATGAGAGCGTATCGGCGTTAAGCTCCGTCGGCAGCGGCATTATGGTGGCGATATCCGCCATCAGGCCGGCGGTATCCAGGCTACTGTCATAGTCGTTGTGGCTATGGGTGGCTACCATGCCGGCTATTTCTTCTTTAATCATCGACAAGATGTTGGTTTTAAGGTCGGCCCCGCTCAGTATCTTGCGTCGCTCGGTATAGATAAGCTCGCGCTGCTGGTTGACCACATCGTCATACTCCACCAGGTGCTTGCGGACGTCGAAGTGATAGCCTTCCACTCTGGTCTGAGCGCCTTCAATAGTCCGGTTGACCAGTTTATTCTCAATGGGGGTATTCTCATCCATACCGGCCCATTCCATGATGCCCTTGATGCGGTCACCGCCGAAGCGCTTGACAATGTCATCCTCCAGGGATACGTAGAAACGGGTGCTTCCCGGGTCGCCCTGCCGTCCGGCACGGCCGCGGAGCTGGTTATCAATGCGCCGGGCTTCATGGCGCTCGGTGCCCAGGATAAAGAGTCCACCCAGGGCGATCACCTTCTCATGCGGCTGCTGCCACTCCTTTTCATCTCCCCCTTCCGGGCTGCCGCCGAGCACGATGTCAACGCCGCGCCCGGCCATGTTGGTGGCTACGGTTACCGCTCCCGGCCGTCCTGCCTGGGCGATAATAGCCGCTTCCCGCTCATGGTACTTGGCATTAAGTACCTGGTGCAGTATTCCCTTCCTCTTCAGCAGGTCACTGAGTACTTCCGATTTTTCAATAGATACCGTACCGATGAGCACCGGCCGTTTTTCC
This sequence is a window from Dehalococcoidales bacterium. Protein-coding genes within it:
- a CDS encoding helix-turn-helix domain-containing protein, producing MTTGTNDELIGVREAAKTCHRNMETIRRWIWSGKLPAQKLGNQLFIKRADLASYCRETAIRGYEARPRPDFLERAIALQERMRTRGVKPFNAAEQVRRMREERMNELEQRLRGR
- a CDS encoding type II toxin-antitoxin system VapC family toxin, giving the protein MNSNNVCVDASLAVAWLSWEEHTPIANALRQDWRERGVQMLAPALFHAEVTSAIRQQVYFKRMLPEEGEEAFSICLDIPIRIIDWPEVYRKAWQLARDYNLPVCYDMQYLAVAELEDCELWTTDRKLVNSLPDKPARIRWVGEYNKRND